The Equus przewalskii isolate Varuska chromosome 8, EquPr2, whole genome shotgun sequence genome has a window encoding:
- the GDAP1 gene encoding ganglioside-induced differentiation-associated protein 1 isoform X3, translated as MPDKGSMYYPRVQHYRELLDSLPMDAYTHGCILHPELTVDSMIPAYATTRIRSQIGNTESELKKLAEENPDLQEAYIAKQKRLKSKLLDHDNVKYLKKILDELEKVLDQVETELQRRNEETPEEGRQPWLCGESFTLADVSLAVTLHRLKFLGFARRNWGNGKRPNLETYYERVLKRKTFNKVLGHVNNILISAVLPTAFRVAKKRAPKVLGTTLVVGLLAGMGYFAFMLFRKRLGSMVLALRPRPNYF; from the exons ATGCCTGATAAAGGAAGCATGTATTACCCACGGGTGCAACATTATCGAGAACTGCTTGACTCCTTGCCCATGGATGCCTATACACATGGCTGCATTTTACATCCTGAGCTAACTGTGGACTCCATGATCCCAGCTTATGCAACAACACGGATTCGCA GCCAAATTGGTAACACAGAGTCTGAACTGAAAAAACTTGCCGAAGAAAACCCAGATCTACAAGAGGCATACATTGCAAAACAGAAGCGACTGAAA TCAAAGCTGCTTGACCATGACAatgtcaaatatttgaagaaaattcttGACGAATTGGAGAAAGTCTTGGATCAGGTTGAAACTGAGTTGCAAAGAAGAAACGAAGAAACCCCAG AAGAGGGCCGCCAGCCTTGGCTCTGCGGAGAGTCCTTCACCTTGGCCGACGTCTCGCTCGCTGTCACATTGCATCGACTGAAGTTCCTGGGGTTTGCGAGGAGAAACTGGGGAAACGGAAAGCGACCGAACTTGGAAACCTATTACGAGCGTGTCttgaagagaaaaacatttaacaagGTTTTAGGACATGTCAACAATATATTAATCTCCGCAGTGCTGCCAACAGCGTTCCGGGTGGCCAAGAAAAGGGCCCCAAAAGTTCTTGGCACCACCCTTGTGGTTGGTTTGCTTGCAGGAATGGGATATTTTGCTTTTATGCTTTTCAGAAAGAGACTTGGCAGCATGGTATTAGCACTTAGACCCAGACCCAATTATTTCTAG